The proteins below come from a single Roseiflexus sp. RS-1 genomic window:
- the rph gene encoding ribonuclease PH gives MVRNDGRAPADLRPVRITIDTYGYAEGSALIEMGNTRVLCTASVEEGVPQWLRGQQRGWVTGEYALLPRSTAQRTRRERNGVSGRTQEIQRLIGRALRAAVSLEALDGFTVTVDCDVLQADGGTRTASITGGYVALALALHRLTAEGRLASNPLQRAVAAVSAGYVAGCALLDLDYSEDSVADMDCNLVLTDDGAIVEVQSTAEARAVSRAEFDALIDLATDGIRRLLAIQRAALAPVAGGSVEG, from the coding sequence ATGGTTCGTAACGATGGACGGGCGCCTGCTGACCTGCGTCCGGTTCGGATCACGATTGACACGTATGGCTATGCCGAGGGATCGGCGCTGATCGAAATGGGGAATACGCGTGTGCTGTGCACTGCCAGCGTCGAAGAGGGTGTGCCACAGTGGCTGCGTGGCCAGCAGCGCGGTTGGGTCACTGGCGAATACGCACTGTTGCCGCGTTCAACGGCACAACGCACCCGCCGCGAACGCAACGGCGTCTCAGGGCGTACCCAGGAGATCCAGCGCCTGATCGGACGTGCGCTGCGCGCTGCGGTTTCACTCGAGGCGCTCGACGGGTTCACGGTGACGGTTGACTGTGATGTGCTTCAGGCGGATGGCGGTACGCGCACGGCGTCGATCACCGGCGGGTATGTGGCGCTGGCGCTGGCGCTGCACCGCCTGACCGCCGAAGGACGACTGGCGTCCAATCCGCTGCAACGCGCTGTGGCTGCCGTCAGCGCCGGGTATGTCGCAGGCTGCGCCTTGCTCGATCTCGACTACAGCGAAGATAGCGTCGCCGATATGGATTGCAACCTGGTGCTGACCGACGACGGCGCGATTGTCGAGGTGCAATCGACAGCAGAGGCGCGCGCCGTCAGTCGCGCAGAGTTCGACGCCCTGATCGATCTTGCAACCGATGGCATTCGCCGCCTGCTGGCAATCCAGCGCGCTGCACTGGCGCCGGTGGCGGGAG